The region TATATGTGTCACTGGTTAGTTAGTTTTTATgctgtattgttttattgtgcatATTTTTGTATGTGAAAGAAGTCAGCTGTGCCATATCCTGAAACATCAAGGTCTCCACTCAGGTTTTTCCTATCGGTTTATTCtcataaaaactcaaaatccCTTTTTGTGAAACCAGACAATAAACTTTCAAAATAACGTCAATCGATGAGTAACTGTAAGACAGGAGCAGGTGTTTATTTTCTCAGACTTTTTTAACTTTGGGGCCAGTTTTCGGGTCTTTCCAAAtgagaaatgaaaaacatgttgGATATTTTCAGCACGTCTGAGAGCAAACTATCAAATATTCGTAAGAACTGACATATAGAATTGGGGCTGTGTTCAGGGACTAGGTTAAGTTTGAATAGCAGGATGAGAGGAAATGGACTTCTGGTTATGTTTTAAAACACTCTAAATACCTCACaaggttttgctttttttgagtGCACACAAATTGATGGCCAAAGTACTgatatcaaatatcaaaatatttGCTCCATCACAACATTCTTCTTTAGTACAATAGTATTTGGATCTTTGCTGCCGTCGCACAATACCGGTGCTTAACCACCGCTCACATTCAGCGTTTACAGAGACTTTAAACCTGTTGGAAAGTAAATACTGGACAACCTCACTCAGTACCAATCTGTAATCGGTATCATACAGAGATCATTTAGAATGTGTTTGATTTGAAATGAGTTCTTCTGATCTTTTCTTTATCTCAGCCCATAATAGAGTTGATGTCAGGTATGACTTAACCACCACTTTCACCTTTTGCCACTGCAGTCCTTGATTAAGTGATCAAcagagaaaaggacaaaaaaataccCCAGGTTTGGCAATGATTATAGAAGTACATTGAGAAATATCAATGATGCACTAACATCAGAAATGATGGCATTAGTCTCCTTTATATATCACTAAATTAGCTGCTTTTAATAAACAGTATCTTATATTACTGCTAACCAAAACGTGTATTAAAACCAAATGTTGTGGTATCGCCCAACCTGAACAGCAGCTTTACCTGTTCATGTCTGAGTGTGAgcatcttttcaaaataaagtgtaGCCTttgctataataataataatagtagtagcaTAACCTTTGAATccttaatgaaaataaaaatgctcaCAATGCAGCACATGTATTGTTCATCTGCTGTAGGCTACGGATGTCTCCACACAGAGGGCATAAGAAGCTGTTTCTGACAGTGCTGAGGCTGCTCTCTGGTTTCATAGTTAAGGGGAACTTAAATGACAGTATTAAACTACTGATTCTCAGTTGTCTTATTGTTGCGAAAAGGTGATAGATGGCCTTAATGTTATTTAACACTGCATCAGACAATATTCTCTAGGTTAAAGGAATTTGGATTAAAGCTTTCACAAACATGAAACTCAAGTCTAAACTCTTAAACTATTGTAGGACTAATTTGGGAAAGTCCAAGTATAGTTTGTGTcgctgtcagagagaagctccgctgagagctcccacataacataagaagatattcaccaaatcagaaaaacacggagactgtaacttttacttgcaagggtaacacagcacagtgtaacaagacacattagtgcgagctacaaagactgctcccatacgaagtttattttatacacaagcaggAATGAAGACATTGCATAAGATAAGAAAcagctcgagttacacaagggggtgtgctaagctgaaagagtggaaatatactgggatgtggagactagggagagagagggagagatgtgtgcagatggaagtgagtgagtggtattctgataaaatagtcatgtaaaatactatgcacacacagttaatgctctaaggcttgattatgataaatgtatttacaaattcaactctaacagtCGCTCAGCTTTTACAAGTGTAAATATGGAGATTTTTAAGATAGAtctagtttgtttttgtctgtatgGAGAaattaaactcatttttttcagtaaaagttGTCCTAAACCTGAAAGCAGGTCAAAAATTGCTTTTATAACTAGGATATTCAGAACTGTTCCAGCAATTCAAAAGGATAAAAAGAGGATCTGTTAAAACTGTCGGTGAAGTTTCCCTTAACTGGTGAACAGCAAGTAAACTACAGGGTTGTTTGTCTCggttatttgcagttttttccaTATCAGGCTactacagtttttcatcaaactGAAAAGTGAGTTTGATTTGAATTCAGGTTATTCCGAGAGTCAGTGGTTGTTGTCCTCCAATTACCATGGACTTACACTTAAAGGAGACTTCAGTAGAGAGGAAAATGGAATAGGGAATGATCCCCAAACATAGCATCCGTACGTCAAAGAAAATTTCCTGATGATTTATTTCTTGAAAAGAACGGGAGCCCACCTCATTTCTAAAACGGACCCATACCATTTTTCAACTTGCAGTATGTGGCGACTGTGTAATCTTTTGAATTCAGGTTCATTTTCAGGCACAGAAAGACTCAGAGAGAAGCAACAAGAGGTTTAGAGGAAGACACTCATTTTCTCAATAATGTAAGGAATTTACTTGCATTAAAGAAATCAgaatgtaaataatttttagggctggcccgaatagtggtttctggcctccgaatattcgggccctattaaagacgaatacccgaatattcgttccaccccgtaacgtccgactgGGGGGGGGGCTTTTACACAGACGGCCCGAAAATtcggatcctttttcatttttacaaagttctggccaacatttcctgatgacagattgaacccagtgtaaaccgaccttcgtttgccttcgttttgtcttcagcagaggtcttcagcatcttgtcttgtgcttatgcaacgaagtgaagcgtgacgtcagagtcggcagcaacccggccattcaggtggtgtttccaaacacgaatggaggaaccgaaatgagccgaagaacacggtgaagtgggccgaaggcgcagggaagagacgagctccgaatatttacgtctggggggaggaaggggtgatcacatagacatatgtgtatatgtttatgtgatcacaggacgagatgagctgATAAGTGCCGATGTGgaccgaaggcggagggaagacagcatattctttccgcccggtaacgtccgacggggggtggggggcgaatattcggataccaaattaatatccggatagtaccgtagcgaacgaatatccggatattcgggtccagccctaataattttcttggattatttttgtaaaatttcaaGGAATATCTTAAATGTAacactaaaataaaacttttaatatgcAATCAAATAATGCTGTTGGTGTCATTTATTGATTCcgtttatgtaaaaaaaaaaggcaaaacaaggCACAGGATCaagattttactttatttattaaagaaaatgttctaTATCTGCTTAAAAGGCACTTCAATCTGATTTCtgtgtacaaaaaaaacataacggAAGCATTTATCTAATTTCatgaccaaaaatgaattgTGGTGAACCCCTATAACAGCTACTTTAGCATAAAGAAGCAGCAAACCTTAGTACATGGTAATTACAACCTAAGCTCCTCTTTCACAGTCACATAGCTCTGTCTAGATAACAGAAACACAGCAAGCATACAGTCCTGTTTCATGGCCCACACTGTAGGTAAAAATCCTAGCATGCCCTAATAAGTGTGTGGAATTCAATGCAGCAGATGTAAATGAATTTAGAACTTCTGTGAATCGGAAACATTCGGAAGACATTCTTTGACCCGCATTAACTCTATTTTATTCCAAGGCTAAAATACGATCCTAAGtgcctgtttttatttatgcttATATGTATGAGATTTGCAGCTTTAAATTAACGGAGGAAACTCAAAAGGGAAACGAAGATATGAACTCAATGTTTTccaattattattatcatccgCATACAACCAAAACCTGTCAGGATGATTTGTCCAAGTGCAAGCGTACATGCAAACTCTACCTAGACAGTCGTGCAGGCAGCCACACACTGACTTAATATACTTCTGTCAAGCGCAAAGTGAGTGCAGCAGGAGTCTCTACAACATACAGTAATAAAGAAGAAAACCTTtaatagaaaaatacatttgaagaCGTTTAACGCAGGAATAGGTTGCTCTAGCTCTCGACACATCTTGCACTCCACGCTATGCAAATGgctgaaacaaacaacacaaaccacaaACACCTATCTTTGTTGCATATTTAACACACTAAGTGCTCTGTGATTGTACCTGAGTCAATTACTCACTGAATTCTCTCCAATTACCTCGTACAATTCACCAGCCAGATAGCATACACTTGAAAAAGCAATCCTCTTAGTCACACTGCACCAGGCAGAAACAGGAAACCGTCTAATATTACTCAATTTAAGCCAGTCTGGAGCCCAAACAGAAATTCACCTCCTTTAAAACCGTTACTGATACCAGCCAAAAGTCTGTTCTTCAGCCCATCCTGGTTTTGGGATATGCACTATGACACACAGCATTATATGAAGGTCAAGCATATGCAGTGGCTCTCATGTGATTGGTCTAAGCAGCCGTGTAAACACACCAACCgtgaaacatttaaagaaaGCTAGTCATCCTTTTTATTTCCACTGTCTTGAAGATTCTGAAAGGAAAAGGATATGAAAAAAGACATcatttaatatgctctgatccTTTATAAAGctacataaatatatttgttgttttaatatttgacaaattaaaaaaaaagggtatttaaaagaaataatgtAGCGGTAGCTTCTGCTTGCGTGTTATATTAGTTGAGAGTCTGACTATTAATGGGATTTGCAGTCATTTAGTAGTAATAAACCTTCCTTTCAATGTTTTCACACAGCACAGGCCTCAGTACTTTTTCAACTGACTGTAGTttgatgacaaaatgaaaactccTTAAAATCTTCCAATCTGTGGCTGCCTGATGCTAATGGATTTGAATGCCACTCTGACAATGTTTTTCCTAAGTGGTGAATGACCCAACAAGTCATTATCCTGCTGCGTTTGGAGCTTAGTCTTACCTGGAGCTCCTGATGTTCTTTCAACAATCTGTCATACTCCCTGGCGAGGCCCTCCGTCTGCTTCTTCATTCCATCTGCCTCTGACTGGGATTTCTTCAGGGctggaaaagaaaatcacacatcaacAAAAGCTGCCTTCTGTTTTAAGATATAAGACGTAGCAAGCTGTTAtatcagcatttcttttttttaagttaaatttTGGGCCTTTTATTGTTGATAGTTGCAGTGGAGACAaacaggaaaggagggagaagagtgggagtgtgtggggcgggattgcagcaaagggccacaagcGGGAGTCGAGCCCGGTCCTCTGCATCAGGgaagcccctgtacatgggtcgcccgctaacccgttgagctattcGGGCACCCATTATATCAGCATTACTGACACTATAACAACTATAACACTAAGCCTGAAAAAGCAACACAAGTATTCAAGTGGGTATGTGCACAGATATATGGATACCAACCATCTCCTGAAGTCTTCAGTTCTTCCTTTAGTTTCTCTACTTCTTTCCTCAGCAGTTCCATGCCCTCTGCAGTAGCTTTGTCACCCTTCCCTTCCATCAGAGTCTGAAATACATGAAATTACATGAATTTGAGGTGTACAAAATCAAACAGCTATTAGACATGCATAATTAATATAAAATGTTGTGTATTTACATATAAAGCAGCCTCATGAGGGGAATCAAACTGTGCTATACAGCCAAATAAAACAGATGATCTGTGCTGGCTTAAGCTCACTGGATGTCAGGAAATCTGCATCACACAGATGCCCAGGATGAAACAAACATAACCCTCAGACCTAATATCGCAGGCTACACATATAGATGCAGTACAGATGCGGATTAAAGGGTGAGGCtgagttgcattgtgggtaatgtaatCATCAGTATCTGACAAGAAAGAAGATGTGCAGAAATAACAGGGATGTGATTTGAGGAAAGTGAAATTATCTGAAAAATTCAGCCGGGGGTCTGGGGGTCAGCGGGTCCAGGGCAGCGCCCGGTGGGGGACATGACGTATGCATACTTAATTAGGCAGCTGCGCGCGCAGACCCGGTTTAAAACAAAGCCTGTTTACCTGGCCAAGGCATGATATTGTAAGCACATATTACGCTAAATAtgccttcttgttgtgctgtcggcTGTCAGAATCATAGTAAAGCAGATGATATGGCAGCTGTGACAGCGAGCAGGTGGAACTTGCTTTGTTACCGCGGCTAAACGTTTGGTTTACTTAATACTGATTTCCGCGTTCTCCGGAGCAGTCGTTACGTTGATATCACAGTTCCTGCTGATATACCGGAGAAGCCCTGAGCCCGTTAGCAGGACAGTGCAGTATGTCAAAGTAGTGCCTGATAACGCATTGAAGGACTACTTTAATACCCAACATGCCGAACCAGGccagcagcaacaggacagcacaCCATCTGCTGCATCCAAACAGCAAGAGGCCGTGTCCGGCAGGCAGCAGGAGGCGGCTGTCAGCGGTTGTCAGCGGCGGCAGCCCCAAACAACAGCCGCCACCGCCTTCTCAAAGCGAGCCCATTGATGCGGCCAAAGCCGAGACGTGCAATTTCCTAAACGCtatctttctgttcttgttcagGGAACTCCGAAACACCCCAGTCATCAGACACTGGCTCACCCattaaattaaagtggaatGTGGAGGAGCTCCTGCACCGGGTCTGCACGCGCTTACCTAGtgttagtaaacactgcaagGGGTCTATACGGTCTCGGAATATCTAAAAGCCGTACCTTGGGGGAAACGAAATCTGATTTTTTGGGgtgaaaaaatctgatttttttttttttgaaacgtaaaaaaagcggaattccgcgaattcgcggaaaaatcacatccctgaaataaacattacaaaaacatcaggAGTCAGTAAATGTCATGGGATTGCAGTGCTTAATTAGTAGAATACATTTTGAACATGAGGACTAGAGTAACTACAAGCTTATATATGATTAAAGATTTGgaaaatctgtcttcttttaGTAGCACAGAATGCCTTAATATCTGGGTAACGCATTCTAGGCAGTTTCAGTTCTAGAGTGGGCTCTCAACAGCGTACAATAATAGTGGAGGGATACCTGGATACCTTTGAGTCATTATCCACTGTGTGTAGAGCCTACCTGTTTCAGCTGCTCATTGTCTTTCAAGTATTTCTCAGCAGTCTGGTTTGCACTCTCAGCCTGCGCCTGAAGAGCAGCTGTATTTCCAGACACAGATGCCAGTTGGTTAATTAAGGTGACCAGTCGCTTCATAACCctgaaacaaaaaactgtttagGAGGAGATCTGTTTCAAGGTATAGATTTGGGGTTGCACTATATAACAGTAGAGACTCACAGCCAGAGGAAGACGGCAAAGCCAGAGATGTAGAGGTTCCTCTGGGCCCTAAAGAGTTTCATGTGCAGATGGTCAAACATATTTGGTTGCAGCTTGGCATCTGTGCCAATTTCTTTGCCAGAATACTTCCTCACTTCACGGACAGCATCtaagaaaagaaacacacaccacAGGTTACAAATCATAAATTTCAGATTTataccttcttcttcttcttcttttcctttcggcttttcccttcaggggtcgccacagcgaatcaattgcctccatctaaccctgtctgctgcatcctcttctctcacaccaactaccttcatgtcctctttaaccacatccataaacctcctctttggtcttcctctaggcctcctgcctggcagtgggaaactcagatTTATACCTGTTCTTCTGCATACtattttcacagagaaaatTTACCAACAGCAAACAATGTCTTAATGGACAAGATTTAAAAAGTTTAACATGGCTTTCCCATTTGAGCTTTCAAAGTTACACTCCTCATTTTCATTGTAGTGTCCAGTAACTGCACCAACTCCCCAAAACTCTGCACAGTTGACAACTTCGCTTTAGAGTTAAGACCCAAAGACAAAGCAGATGAAACAATACGGAGACAGCTGAAGTTATGCTTACCAAGGAAGAGAACAATAAGTATTATGATCATGGTGAGAAACACTTTGTTCCAAAACCTCGCCATAAAATTCCAGATCCTCAGTTGGAAAATGCTCTGCCATCTgcaaaaacacatgcacacatgacGCATTCAACCAGTTGTCTGCAGGATCAATACAATGTTAAAGTATTGGTGTCCCTGCAAACCACACAGGCTGCTCCATTTGTGGAATGCAAAGCTTTAACACATGCAGTGACTGTTACTTACCTCCTGGCGGAGATGAAGGGTAAGCAGAGGATGACAATCATGGCAATCTCTGCATACAGAAAGATCGCCACAGCTGTCCATTGCAAACCCATCTTTGCTGAGGGCTTCTGAAGCTAACCGGTTACAGATAGACCTGCAACATTGGAGAATTTCAGGAAAAACCTGAGTCTGACTCACCTCTCggacaaacaacacaataaagaaCACACACCTCAGTATAGTTAGGAGGCTATGCTACAGAGTGTGTAGGATTTCTATTGTGAAACAACAATACCACCAGTGCTGGGAAAGAAAATCTTCAGCTGCTCAGCCACTCTGTTCACAGTTCACATACCTTAACATGAATTCACAGAGGCTACAGTTAATGCCGTCAAACTcctgttcattcattcaaccgTTTAATCTTTACTTAAACATTGAGAACATTAAGGTGTGAATATaagaaaataagtaaaaaataaagaaaataagaaaataaatgatgtaggtacacaaaagaaagaaaataaagtaaaatactaaaaggCGAAGTCagcaaaattaaaacattaaatggagcatttaagtttaaaatcaaATGAAAGGTAAAATCTCAATTGacatatggacaaaaatgactcaagctTTGGACCATCCAACAGGTTATACTAGATTGCAGGTGAACAGTGGGTGAAACTGGGTTACTAAAGCTCAGTAAAAATCTGAACTGCATCATTTAGTTGTGCACAGTAAAGAGGTAATGCAAGGGGCATAAACCAGTAAGTgccttataaataaataaaatccggTGTTTATCAGGCCATACAGAGAGATAGTACAACCCAACCTTAGCATACAGCTTACAGGGATGATTACCATCTCCAGTAATAAAATTTAAGGTTGAATGACAAACAGTGTCAACCACTTAAGGTAGTATAAAATGTCACCATCATCAAGTACTGATAGAAAAGCTATATTTGTAAGAGATACATTTTTAGAACTTATTCTTAAAAGAAGCCATATATTCTGCGTATTTTAGGCGTTATTGTGGACACATGATACTTAAACGTCAGCTTCTAATCTAACCAAATTCCTACACATTGTTCTATTGTTAAAAGCAACGTCATTGTTTCCTGTCTTAATGGCGCCAACACAAACAGTAGATAGCAACAACGTGCATGTTAATATGGATATCAGAGGCAAATATAGACATTATTTCCCCTCTTTCATCTTCACTTCACGTTCAAAATCATAAACTCAACGTTGCGTTAGCATACTAGCTAAAGCTAGCGTTGGACTAACGCGGATGATGCGGACAGAGCTAAGCAGTTACACGTTTAAAAGTGTCGTTATAGTAAATATCTAAAGTTACGTAATAATTCGGGTGGAAACATAAATAACTTACCAACAAAACGCCAAACGACTGAGAATTGACTCGTAGTTAACTTGTGAAATCAGCCACAGCAAACTTTCTCTTCCTGGTCCAGCGTCTTTGGCAGCCAACCAACCGTCTGGAGGATCAGtccagtttttcaaaataaaactaacatGAAGCGATTTAATGAATTTGCACTGTCACGTTATCATCAAATATTGTTCCTCGGAAGTACGTCTGTTTGTTAACTAGTTTAGCAACAATTACTTGTAATTTTTTACAGATCTGAAATTTCAGTCTGTGTGCGTGGTTTTGTCTGCTCACTTCCCTTCTTATTTTTAACGTATTcgtgacttttattttgaaggcacaCTTACATTACTTGGGTCTACTACTAAAAACCAAGCACAACCAAATTACCATTAAGTATGCTGGTATTGTCACTGATTATGTATTTATATTCTTTCTGTTGTTATTGTACTAATCgttagtaaaaaaataaaacaaattacaatAGTTTCtaacagcagaaaataaatcaCTATATTAGTATAGTATTATAGCTTTTGTaacttttctacattttttaccCAGAATTGTTAATTTGCTGTATTACCTTTTACACTgatggtttttttaaaaatcaaaacattctTGTGTTCCTTGTAGGACCTACAATGGTATATAGTATACATGCTGTGAAAGTAAAATCGGTTGTCAGCTCTTAGATTATCATCTGTTTATATGTTAATCATCTATTCATAAATAACTGTTTATATACTTTATTGATTTTACTCAATTAAATTGCTTACATTTGGGGTTATAAACATCAGTTTTGGCACATGTGTGAGTAGCATGATTCAGGTTAAAAATAGAGATCTCAGGTCTTCTCAGGTATGGAGTTTCAGAGACTTCTCTGTCAACTTTTTTAATGTAGACTATACTCCAGGTCTTATTCAGAGGATGCCTTAACATCTCTGTTATCTTTCTTAGAAATACAGAACTTTAAGGTTTTATTACATGGTATGGAAACCTTACTACAGGTCAAGTCATAGTGCCTTTTGCAATGATTCAGTGACAGTAGCGTTGCATTCTCGTCATGATTTTTGTTCCATTGGTGAGAGAAGGATGCTGGACAACTTTTCTGTCCCTCCCcattacaatgaaaaaaaaatattgacaacCCAGTAAAATACTTGGTTGTTTAACTGTTTTAGGTAATAAGAGTCATGGTACAATTAATACCGGTATTAATTACAGCTACACATAGTGTTTAATTTCCTTCATGAATACTGTTTCAGCTTGAAGAAAAAATAGGAATAAAGACAGACATCAATGATTCAATCACAGCTTTGCAATTTTATTcggcataaaaacacaatacaaatgTTAAAACGGAAACCATCACATTTCAATATGCTCATGTTCTGAGATCATGAACTGACCCGTATGTGTTCTGGAGGTAATCTATTACAGCTGAGGTACTTGACAGAGAATTGAACACTTTTCTCTCAGGCTGGGAGCTAACCCTCTCCAACATGTAGATAagatggtggtggaagcatgtGAATGGAGTTCCCTGTTCTATAGAGATGTCCACCCAGTCCCATATACACTCTAACGGAGTGTCCTCGTAGCCGGCGAACATGGCAGGGTTAGCGAGCAAACCCCGAGCTGCCATCACACCTAATAAGGAAATCCAACAAACAAGAGAGGACTGTTGTCATTTATGCATCTGTGATACATAAATACTTGGTCAATAGTGAAACTGTGTGGAAAGCAAACATACCATCAACACCAGTAAGCTGGTGAGTGGACTCCACATCACGGAGGTACTTTATGTCCCCATTGGCAATGACGGGGACGGAAACACTGTCTTTGATTGTCTTTATGGCGTCATAATGAACCGGCTGGTGGCGCTCTTCGGCTGTACGGCCGTGGACTGTTATCCAAGACACACCGGCAGATTCAGCCTTCTGACACAGATCCACTGTCCGCTTCAAGTCCTTGTGAATTCTGTGGCGGaagggatttatttttttatttttaaaaagtacaataaCTATTATCAGtattataataattattgttATCCTGAATTTGCAAATAAGATGTTATAGTtgcataaacaaaataaattgcaTGAATTTGGATATACCCAACATTTTATCTGCATACAACATATACAACACTATCAAGACCTCTTGGattcattttattaatttaatgaaGTTAAATTGTAAGAGGAACACTGAGCAAGACATTTTAGTTGAGATCACATGGTTTCAAAATTACCATAAACTCAGTTTCCCATATTTGCACTGCACTTTGCAGTTACTATTACCAGCCAGCATTTACATACAGACTGTTGTATCTGCAGTAAGCTAATATCAGTCAATTTATCAAGTACAATTTCAAACtgtaactttattttattttgtacctTATTTTGATGGATGCGGTGTAGTTTGGATTGTCCACTTGGTTTCTGACATGTCTGACCATGTCTTTCACAAGTTCAGGCTTGTTGATGAGGCATGCACCATACCCGGCTGACATGGCCCACCTGAAaacaccacaacaaaactgATCAAACAACTTTTGCAAGATCTGTAGCCATTTTCTGCAGGCACACGGTTTGAAGGATTTGTATCTAACTTTCCATTCTGCTAATTCTAATTAAGTATCTgatataaaatggaaataaaaaggaTCAAAGCAGAAACATACAAGTTTCCacggaaaaaaatgaataagtCAAGCCCACAGTTTGATCTGCTGTAAAATCTGCTGCTAAAAACGGTCTGCATGACagtgtaataaaaaaatgactggaggCCTAATGCCAGTATCTGCACCTCTGGGGACAGCCACAGTTCAGATCAACTCCATCTGAGAAAGGTGCTACCACACAGGCTGCATCAGCCAGGGTCTGGGCATCATGGGCAGCAAACTGTACTATCAGGGGCCGGTCACCTGAGGAGAAAAAGGATAAACAAACCTTGGTAAACATTTGTCATTGTCTTGTCATTTCTCAGGGTTATGACACAATGGCAGCATGTATACTGAACAGAAATATCCATTCAAGTATTTGTTGTTTGAACACACAGCATCCCTATAACAGAATGAACATCATAAAACAACCAAGTCGTCGTAATAGAATCAGTTCTAGAGCAAGGTCACTAATCAGAAATCTATAGTCAGTAGCTAGTCACACATCAGCAAGGCATAGAGCCAATAAGGTTGCTGATGTAGACTTGTCTAATGTTCATCCTGAGTATAGTGTAGCAGATTGTCTGCTGTGCCACGTTGTCTGAAATGATTTCTGAGATGACAAATGGTTCTGCTGTGGACATTCATGTGCCTGGTTATGGCTTCAACTGACAAACCAGCACCCAGCAAGCCAACAGCCTGTTCTGGTCCTTATCTTGTCATCTGTGGGACTGTGTAATTTAAATAAAGCTGCCCGGTTACAGCGGCCTTTCATAGTTTTAAGTCAAATGAATATCTGTGTTCAGGTCACACAATctgatcattgtcctttaaagCCACACCTCACTAGAGTGAAGTAACAGTTGAGAATTTGTGACCACTTAAACAGCTTCAAAATCATTTTCTATCCATAACAGGAGCACTGAGATTTTCTTGTTAACATCTCTCCAAGTCAGAAAACAACACCCTTAGCGTGCTATGTTTATAGTTTCGTTCAGTGCACAACTTATTAACAATCTGACAGGAAATCtaacaaacataaacacatttagGCGACCAACTGTTATTACAGTGTTCCTACTCACGTTCATTCGTAGTGAACTCGCTGTCTCTGGCTTTGACAGATCGCATGAAGTCGGCAGCTACTATCATGGGTGTGAAACAAATATCACAGTTGTACTTCCGAACCAAGGACCTGAACGCAAGTCTGTGggacaacag is a window of Acanthochromis polyacanthus isolate Apoly-LR-REF ecotype Palm Island chromosome 13, KAUST_Apoly_ChrSc, whole genome shotgun sequence DNA encoding:
- the bcap29 gene encoding B-cell receptor-associated protein 29, translating into MGLQWTAVAIFLYAEIAMIVILCLPFISARRWQSIFQLRIWNFMARFWNKVFLTMIIILIVLFLDAVREVRKYSGKEIGTDAKLQPNMFDHLHMKLFRAQRNLYISGFAVFLWLVMKRLVTLINQLASVSGNTAALQAQAESANQTAEKYLKDNEQLKQTLMEGKGDKATAEGMELLRKEVEKLKEELKTSGDALKKSQSEADGMKKQTEGLAREYDRLLKEHQELQNLQDSGNKKDD
- the dus4l gene encoding tRNA-dihydrouridine(20a/20b) synthase [NAD(P)+]-like, yielding MKTSSSSTNIMDMFEKGKVLKICAPMVRYSKLAFRSLVRKYNCDICFTPMIVAADFMRSVKARDSEFTTNERDRPLIVQFAAHDAQTLADAACVVAPFSDGVDLNCGCPQRWAMSAGYGACLINKPELVKDMVRHVRNQVDNPNYTASIKIRIHKDLKRTVDLCQKAESAGVSWITVHGRTAEERHQPVHYDAIKTIKDSVSVPVIANGDIKYLRDVESTHQLTGVDGVMAARGLLANPAMFAGYEDTPLECIWDWVDISIEQGTPFTCFHHHLIYMLERVSSQPERKVFNSLSSTSAVIDYLQNTYGSVHDLRT